From the Micromonospora echinofusca genome, the window CGGTCCAGCGGGGGCTGTCGGCCGCCCGGGCGGGGCGGGTGCCGGAGGCCGAGGAGCACCTCGGGCGCGCGGTGGCGCTCGCCCACGCCACGGGCCGCGACGACGACGTCGCCCTGCTCGCCCGCGTCGTGGACGTCCTGGACGCCGCCGGGGGCCGGGTCCGGCTCAAGCCCGACATCGACGTCCGCCTCACGCAGTCCTCCCTGGTCGTGGCCCACCGCACGTCGCGCTGGGGGCCGCAGGAGCCGCCGGCGCAGCGGGCCGCGCCGACCGGCCCGCCCGCCCCGTGGCGGCACTGCGACGAGGAGCAGACCGGCGCGTACTGCGAGGGGTGCGGCGCGCACCACCTGTCGGCCGACCGGCCCGGCGCCGGCCGGTCCTGACCGCCGATGGACCTGGACGTCTCGGACAAGGTCGCCAGCGTCGTCAGCGGCACCGTGGCGCTCGCCACCGCGCTCGCCACCGCGGGCGTCGCACTGCACCGCCACGCCCGGGGCCGGCGCGGCTGGTGGGCCTCGCTGCGCCCGGTCTGGCACGGCGAGGCGGACGCCGGCATCGTCCACCCGCACCGCTTCGGGGGCTACGTCAAGCCGCTGTCCGAGGTGTACGTGCCGCGCCGGGCGGTGCCGCGGCTCGCGCCGGCCGGCGACGGCGTGGACGTCGCGGACCTGTTCACCGGCGACGGCAACGTGCTGCTGATCGGGGAGCCGGGCAGCGGCAAGACGGCGCTCGTACGCTACGAGAGCGCCAGGTCGGCGCGGCGCTGGCTGGCCGGGCGCGGCCGGCGACGGCGCTGTCCGCCCGGGCCGGTGCTGGTGAGCCTGCCGGCGGCCGCTCTGGTGCACCGGCCGCTGCCCGCCGCGCTCGCCGAGGCGTACCCCCGGGAGGGCGCGCCGCTCGACGTCGAGCGGCCCCCCGTCCCCGGCCGGCGGTGGCTGGTCTGCGTCGACGCGCTGGACGCCGTCGCCGACCCGGACGAGCGGGCCGTCGTCCTCAACCGCCTCGCGGAGCTGGCCCGCTCCCCCGGCCCGGCCGGTGCGCCGCGTCCCTGGCGGCTCCTGGTGACCACGCGGCACCTGGCCGAGGACGAGCTGGCCGTGCTGGGCGACGGCTACCCGGCGTACCACCTGGCGCACTTCACCGACGCCGACGTGGCGTTGCTGGCGGCCCGCTGGTTCCCCGACGGCGACGCCGCCCGCAGGTTCCTGGACTGGACGCACGCGCAGCGCATCACCGACCCGGTGCACAATCCGCTCACCGCCACCGTCGCGGTGCTGGTCTGGGAGGGCGGGCAGGCGGAGGCGGCCACGCAGCCCGGCCCGGCCGCCCTGCTCGACGAGTTCGTGCGCGCCCTGCTGCGCGGCGGCCGGGACAGCCTCGACGCCGCCTGCGAGGCGCTGCGCCGCCATCCGGCCGGGGGCGAGGCGGTCGCCGCCTGGTTGGACACCCGGCACACGGATCTGGTCGAGGTGGCGGCCACCGCCGCCGTCGCCGGGGGCGACCCGGTGGCGGCGGTCGTCGACTGGTCGGCGGCGCACGCCCCGGCTCCCCCCGCGACGGTGCTGCCCGACTGGCCCGCGCGCGTACGCCAGATCCTGCTCGCCACCGACCTCTTCCGGGCCGACCGGCACGCCCTGACCTCGGTCTGGCCCAGCCTGGTGGAGTACCTGGCGGCCGGGCCGCTCGCCCGCGACTGGCGGCCGGACGAGTGGGTGACGCTGATGAACACGGGCTCGGCGCGGTTCGTGGCGTTGCAGGCGATCAGCCGGGCGGCCGTCGCGCCGGCCTTCCTGCGCGCCCGGTTGACGCGACCCGACGGGGCGATCGCCGCGGGGCACCTGCTCGCCGGCCGGGGCACCGCCGGGGCCGGCACGCCGTCGTTCCGGGCGGACGTGCTGGCGGCGCTGCTCGCCCACTGGTCCGCCGGCCCGGACGGTCCCGCCGGCCGCGACGGCGCGCGGGAGTGCTTCTCGTTGTTGACGACGCTGGCGGCGGAGCGGGCCGACCGGGACCTGCTGCACGGGATCGCCACGGACCCGCGCCGGCCGGGGGACGTCCGCCGGGCCGCGGCGCTCTTCTTCGCCGTACGCACCCGCAACGCCCGCCGGGCGCGGGCACGGGGATGACGCCGGCGACGGCGACAGCGAGCAGGGCCCGCGCTCGGTGCGCGGGCCCTGTCACGGTCTCGGCCCACCGCGGCGGTGGGCGTGGAGCCTCGCCTACGCCGCCCGCTGCGGACCCACGACGGCCCAGCACAGGCCGGCGGGATCGCGGAGCGTCACCTGGCGCGACGGGTCCGCCGGCGGCTCGACGCGGGCACCGGCGGCCACCGCCCGCCGCAGCACCGACTCGGGGTCCGTCCGCTCGATGGTCAGCACGTCGTCGCGGCTCTCGACCGCCGACGCCATGCCCGCCTCGTACCACTCGCTGACGGTCAGACGGTGGCCGCCGACGGCCAGCTCCGCGTGCAGGACGCGCCCGTCGAGCAGACACTCCCGTTGGATCGCGACGGCGTCGAAGACGTCCGTGTAGAAGGCGATGGCTTCGTTCGTGTCGCTGACCGTCAGGTGTGGCCCCGGCCGGTGGTCCTGTGCCCTCATGAGACTGCTGCGCCCTTCCCTACTCGGCGATCCGGGTCCGGCCGGTCCAGCGGAAGACCACCGGAAGGTCGAGCGTCCCCGGGGCGGCGCCCCGCTCGAAGTGCTCGTACCCGCCGTAGTGCAGGACCTTGATCTTCTCCTCCGCCCTGGCCACCCGGCGGCTGCGCAGGTCCGCCGGCAGGTCGACGGGGCCGCCCTCCAGGACGACGTCGATGACGCCGGCGGCGTCCCGGGTGACCGGATCAGCTTGCGAAACGTCCTTCATGGCACGACCTCCGTCGCATTCCGCACACCTTGGACGGGCCGCCGCGTGGTGCGGCGGCGTCCACACAGGTCTGACGACACCCGTTGCCGGGTGAACGGACGCTTCGCGGTCGAACGTCCTTGTCCGGTGACCGGCCGCCCGTTCTGCTCCGAACGTAATCCAGATCACATTCGCCCGACACCCTTAGGTCACCCCTAGGAACGGCCCTGGGCAGCGACGATGCCCCCGTACCGACCACGACGGTGCGGAGGCTCACTCCCAGCGGAAGAACCGGGTGGCCGCTACGGAACCGACGACGGCCGTCACCGCCAGGGCGATCAGCTGCGGCAGTTCCGGGTTCGCGCCCGCCCACGCCGCGCCGAGGGTGTCCACCGTGGCGCCCAGTGGCGAGTAGTCGGCGATGGCGGCCAGGGCGGCCGGCATCCGGTCGCGCGGCAGCCAGGCGCCGGCCAGGAAGAGCAGCGGGAAGAACAGCGCCGGGCCGATGGACTGCGCCGCCCTGGCCGACGGCGCGAGCGCCGCGATCAGCAGGCCGACGGCGAAGAGGCACGCCACCCCGAGCAGGAAGGCCAGCACGAACCCGGGCAGGTTGGCCGGTGCCGGCTGGTCCAGCAGGAACCGTACGGCGATCGCGGTGACCACCGCGCCGAGGACGCCCATCACCAGGTTGACCACCACCTGGGCCACCAGCAGGAGGCTGGGCTGCACCGGGGTGGTCGCCAGGCGGCGCAGCACCCGGCGCTCCCGGTAGATGCCGAGCGCCATCGGCAGGGTGAAGAGCGCGAGCATGCCGATGGTGAGGGCCAACGCAAGCGACGGCAGGAAGGTCTGCTCGGCGTGCTGCCCGGTGTCGGCGGCCGTACCGGCGCGCTGCGGCAGCCCGAAGACGAGCATCAGGCCGATCGGCAGGGCGAAGACGAAGAACAACGACACCGGTTCCCGCAGGAACAGCTTCGTCTCGACGGCGATCAGCTTGGACAGGGCGCTCACGACGACCTCCCGTCGGTCGGGGACTGCGCGGCGGTCCGGCCCGAGCGGCCGGTGAGGGAGACGAACGCGTCGTCGAGGGTGGGTTGCTCGACCCGCAGCGCGTCGTAGCCGATCCCGCGCTCGTTGAGCACGGACATGACCGCTTGGAGCACGTCCTTCGTGCCGGTCACCGTCACCTCGTCGCGGTAGCGCGACACCCCCGTCACGTCGGGCGACGCGAGCAGCGGGGCGTCCTCGACGGGCTCGGCGGGACGGAAGTGCACCCGGTGCTCGGAGCCGACCCGGGTGAGCAGGCCGGCGGGGCTGTCGATGGCCACCACCCGCCCCTTGTCGATGATCGCGAGCCGGTCGCAGAGGCGTTGCGCCTCCTCCATGAAGTGGGTGACCAGCACGACGGTGACGCCCCGGTCGCGGATCCGCTCGACCAGGTCCCAGGTGTCCCGGCGGCCCTGCGGGTCCAGGCCGGTGGTCAGCTCGTCGAGGATGGCGACCTCCGGTCTGCCGACCAGCGCCAGGGCCACCGACAGGCGCTGCTTTTGCCCGCCCGAGAGCTTCTGGAAGTAGGTGTTGCGCTGCTCGGCCAGGCCGAGGTCCGTCAGCAGCTCGTCGATGTCGGCCCGGTTGCGGTAGAAGGACCGGTACAGGTCCAGCGCCTCCCACACCCGCACCTTGTCGGGCAGCTGGCTCTCCTGGAGCTGGGCGCCGACGCGCTGCCGCACCTCGGTGCGGTCGCGGATCGGGTCGAGCCCGAGCACCCGGATGGTGCCGCCGTCGGCGCGGCGCAGGCCCTGCACGCATTCGACCGTGGTCGTCTTGCCGGCCCCGTTCGGGCCGAGCACGCCGAAGATCTCGCCCTGTTCCACCGTGAAGGAGACGTCGTCGACCGCGATCTTCTCGCCGTACCGTTTCTGCAGATGATCGACTTCGATGACCGGCATGGGGGGTGGTCCTCCTTCACGTGCGGGTTGCCGTCGAGAAGGGCGGGACCCCTCGGCTGATCGCGGCGTCGGCTTGCGGGAACGGGCCGGTGCCGGGCGGCGCCAGGCCGACCGACGCCCGACGCCCGACATCATCCGGCCAACCGATGCGCCAATCAACTGATCAGTTGACAAATCGGGGGTGTCCGACCGGGAACCGGCGCGGGACAGGGGTACCGGCCGCGCACGCGCCCCGGAGGCAGGGGTGCCGACCGGTCACCGCAGGTGTCCGGTCGGTGCGGGCCGGTCACCGCCGGGCCGGGCAGATCGGCAGCAGCTCGTCGAGCCGGGTCAGCACGACGTCCGGGCCGGCGGCGCGCAGGGTCTCCTCGTCGGACTCGCCCCACAGCGCGGCGACCGCCACCACGCCGGCCGCCCGCGCGCTGGCCAGGTCGCTGGGCGCGTCGCCGACCATCAGCGCCTCACCCGGCCGGGCCCCGAGCAGGCGCAGCGCCCGCCGCACGATGTCGGGCGCGGGCTTCGGCCGGTGCACCTCGTCCGAGCCCACCACGTGGTCGACGAGCGGCAGCAGGTCGAGCCGGCCGAGCAGGTCCCGGGCGCGGACTCCGCTGCGGCCGGTGGCCACGGCCAGCCCGATCCCCCGCCGGCGCAGCGTGCCGAGCAGCTCCGGCACCCCGTCGACCGGGGTGACGCGGTGCGCGAGGCGGTTGCTCTCCCGCACGAACGGCCCGGCCAGCGCCGCCGGCAGGCCCATCAGCTCCAGCACCTCCGGCAGGTACCGGCCGGGGTGGCGGCAGTACTCCTCGACCGGGGCCACGCCGTCGCCGACCACCTCGGCGTACGCGAGGGCGAACGCCTCCCGGGCCACGGCGAGGCTGTCGACCAGCACCCCGTCGAGGTCGAGCACCACGGCCCGGACGCCGTCGGGTGCCGCCGCCCACGGTGTCGCGTCCACGGTCACCGGTGCCACCTCCCGTCCGACGCCGCCCGTAGGGGTGGCAGGCCCCCGGGAGCCCCGACTACGGTCAGGACGTCGTCCCGGGCCCGCCGGCGCGGCGTACCCGCCCGGATCGCCGGCGTCGCACCGACCCTACCGGCGTCCGGGGCGCCCGTCGTCCGGTGCCGGCGCGCCAGGCCGGGCCCGGCCGGGTCCGAGCCGCTGGAGAGGGATCGCACCATGCCGCTGCTGAGCTGGCTGACGAAGGGCACTGACGAACGCCCGGACGCCGTCCGGGTCGACGACCGCGCGGTGTCCTGGGTGGAGCTGCGCCGCCTGGCCGCAGCGGTGGCCGACGAGCTGCACGGTGTCGACCGGGTCGCCATCGAGGCGACCGCGACCCTGGAGACCGTGGTCGGAGTGGTCGGCGCGCTCACCGCCGGAGCGGCGGTCGTACCGGTCCCGCCGGACGCCGGTCCGATGGAGCGCGACCACATCCTGCGCGACTCGGGGTCGACGGCGCTGCTGGTCCCGGCCGGCGCGGCGCGCGGCGCCGAGGGCGCGGGCCGCGCGGTCGTGCCCGTCGACCTGACCCGCCGGTCGGACACCGTCCACCCGGAACCGGACCCGGCCCGCACCGCGGTGATCCTCTACACCAGCGGCACCACCGGCGCCCCGAAGGGCGCCGTGATCTCCCGCCGCGCGGTCGCCGCCTGCCTGGACGGGCTGGCCGACGCCTGGGCGTGGACGCCGGACGACCTGCTGGTGCACGGCCTGCCGCTGTTCCACGTGCACGGGCTGGTGCTCGGCGTGCTCGGGCCGCTGCGGCTGGGCAGCGGGCTGCACCACGTGGGCCGCCCGCGTCCCGAGCGGTACGCCGCCGCCACCGGTTCGATGTACTTCGGCGTGCCGACCGTCTGGTCCCGCATCGCCGCCGACCCGGACGCGGCACGGGCGCTGCGTCCGGCGCGGCTGCTCGTCTCGGGCAGTGCGGCGCTGCCGGCCGCCGTCTTCGCGGACCTCGCCGCCCTCACCGGCCACCGGGTCGTGGAGCGGTACGGGATGACCGAGACCCTGATCACGGTGAGCGCCCGGGCGGACGGCCCGCGCCGGCCGGGCACCGTCGGGCTGCCGCTGCCGGGGGTGCGTACGCGGCTCGTCGACGACGACGGCGCCGTCCTGCCCGCCGACGGGGCGGCGATGGGCGAACTTCAGGTCGCCGGCCCCACCCTGTTCGACGGCTACCTCAACCGCCCGGACGCCGACGCGGCCAGCCGCACTCCGGACGGCTGGTTCCGCACCGGGGACGTCGCCACCGTCGACCCGGACGGCTGGCACCGGATCGTCGGCCGGGCGTCCACCGACCTGATCAAGAGCGGCGGCTACCGGATCGGCGCCGGCGAGGTGGAGGACGCCCTCCTGGCGCACCCCGGTGTCCGCGAGGCCGCCGTGGTGGGCGTCCCGCACCCCGATCTCGGCCAGCAGGTCACCGCGTACGTGGTGGGCGACGGGGTGGACGGGGCCGAGCTGATCGACTTCGTCGCCCGGCACCTGTCGGCGCACAAGCGGCCACGCGAGGTACGCCTGGTCGACGCGCTGCCCCGCAACGCCCTCGGCAAGGTGCAGAAGAGCAGGCTGACGGCGGACTAGGGGCGCGCGGCCGGGATGCTGATCGCGGTGGCGAGCAGTCCCCGCTCGACGAGGAACCTGCCGGCGAAGGCCGTCACCGGGGTCCCGCCGAGCACGGGGCCGGGCACCAGCAGCCGGGCCTCGAACGTGCCGGCCGGATCGATCACGATGTCCGCCTCGGAGAAGTCCAGCCACCGGCCGGTGAGCGGGAACCACGCCTTGTACACCGCCTCCTTCGCGCTGAACAGCAGGCGGTCCCAGCAGACGGTGGGGCGGGCCGCCGACAACGCGGTGGTGCGCGTCCGCTCCGCCGGCAGGGCGATCGCGTCGAGCACCCCCTCGGGCAGCGGCGCGTGCGGCTCGGCGTCCACGCCGAGGGTGGCGAACGCCGTCGTACGGCCGAGGACCGCCGCCCGGTAGCCGTCGCAGTGCGTCATGCTGCCCACCACCCCGCCCGGCCAGACCGGGGCGCCTCGGGCGCCGGAGACGATCGGCACCGGGTCGAGCCCCAGCTCACCGAGGGCCAGCCGGGCGCAGTGCCGCACGGTGGTGAACTCCCGGCGGCGCTTCTCCACCGACCGGGCCACCAGCGCCTCCTCCTCGGGGAACAGGGTGAGGCCGGCGGGGTCCGTGAAGGCTTCGGCCACCGCCACGGCGGGAGGCAGGATCTGCTCGATCACGTCCGCCGATGCTAGGCGGTGCGGCGACCCGCGCCGCCCCGGCGTCGGCGGTACGGTGCACCATAGGGGTCGGGTACGGGTGCCGGGCCGCGCAGGTGGCTGCCAGTCTGGGGCGGCCCCGGTCCCACGGGCGGGGCACGCGGATTTTGGGTCGGATGGATGCGGGAAAGCGATGCTCACTGGCAAGGTGGTGCGGTTCGACGAGGTGCGGGGCTACGGGTTCATCGCCCCGGACGACGGCAGCGACGACGTGTTCGTGCACGCGAACATGCTGGACGGCGACAAGTGGGCGTTGACGCCCGGCGTCCCGGTGGAGTATGAGGCGGTGGGGACCGACCGCGGTCCCAAGGCCGTGCTGGTGCGGGTGGTCGGCGCGGGCGCGGAGCGGAACGGGACGGCCGGCGCGGTGGCGCCCTCCCGGTCCGGCGTGGCGGTCACCGGCGCGCGCGGCAGGGACAGCGGACACGCCGCCGGCGGGGCCGAGGACGACGAGGGCCTCTGCGACGTGCTCTCCGAGCGGGCCTTCTACGCCGAGACCACCGAGGCGCTGGTGACGTCCGTGTCGGATCTGACCGGGGCGCAGATCGTGGCGGTACGCGCCCGCATGCTGGACCTCGCCCGGCGGCACGGCTGGGTGGAGGGCTGACCGCAGCGGCCGACGGGGTGGACGCCCGCCCGACGCGATCAGCTCAGCCGGCGGCGATCAGCAGGGACTTCCTGATCCGGCCGTGCGCGCTGCGCGGCAACTCGTCGACGAAGTGCACCCGCCGGGGTCGTTGACAGGCCGAGAGGTACCGGCCGACGTGGTCGATGAGCACCTGCGCGGTCAGCCCCTCCGCGACGACGTACGCGGTGACCTGCTCGCCGAGCGCGTGGTGCGGCGTGCCGACGACGGCCGCCTCCCGCACCCCGGGATGGCTCAGCAGCGCCTCCTCGATCTGCCCGGCGTGCATCCGCCGGCCCCGGCTGTGCACCACGTCGAGCCCGCACCGCCCGATGATCCGGTACGAGCCGTCGGCGGCCACGCTGGCCAGGTCGCCGGTGGCGTGCCAGCGCCCGGCCGGAAAGCCCTGGCCGGCCCCGACGTAGCCGCTGAACAGCGTCGGGCCGCAGACGCTCAGCTCGCCGACCGACTCGCCGTCGGCCGGCACCGGCCGGGCCTCGCGGTCCAGCACCCGGGTCTGCACGCCGGGAAGGGGGGTGCCGACGGCACCGGCGGCGGTGCGGTCGTCGGCCCGCCCGGTCAGGGCGATGAGCGTCTCCGTGGTGCCGTACGCCTGCACCGGTGAGTGCGAGGTCAGCAGCCGGAGGCGCTCGGCCACGGCGGAGGGCAGGGGGGCGTCGGCGGAGATCAGGACGCGCGCCGCGGTCAGCGACCGGGCCCACCGGCTGTTCAGCGCGATCCTCGCCCACTGTTCGGGCATCGCGAGGTACATGGTGCCGACCGGTCCCGCGGCGGCGTGGCGGTCGAGGTGGACGAAGCGGCTGCCGACCCGCAGCGCGCCGAGCAGGCCGACGACCAGCCCGTACGCCCGGAACAGCGGCGCGCCCTGGACCACCACGTCGTCCTCGCACCACCGCCACGCCTGGGTCAGCAGGTCGAGGTCGGCGGCGATGGCGCGACGCGAGATGCGTACGCCGCGCGGCGGCCCGCCGGCACCGCCGGTGTAGAGGATGACCGCGTCGGTGCCGGGCGACGGCTCGGGGTGCCGCGTCGACGAGCGCTGGCGCAGGTCGACCGGGACCGTGGGCAGCCGGTGGGTGTCGGGCAGGTCCCGGCCGAGGAACAGCGTCGCCCCGGACTGCCGGAGGATGCGGCGCCGCTCGCGCTCGTCGGCGTCGGGCGGCAACGGCACGAGCGGGACGCCCGCGTGGAGGGCGCCGAGCATGCCGACCACCGTCTCCAGGGTCGGCGTGCCGTCGACCGCGACGGCGCCCGCGCCCCGGATCCGGTCGGCGACGGCGTTGACGCAGCCGAGCAGGGCCTCGCTGGAGAGCGTACGGCCGGCCACCCGCACCGCGTCGGCCCGATCCGCGCCGAATCCCCGCAGCGCCGGCAGCAGTGTCATCTCCGCTATCCCCTGCGGAGGGCGTCAACGAGTCGCGGCAGCGGCTGGGACATCACGACGGCCACAGAGCCCTTCAGGTCATGGGACCGGCACGGCCCCATATCCGGCTATCCCGATGTTGGAAACGGGTGCCCCGAAATTAGGCCGGGCAATCGTCCGGCACAACCCCTAGCCACCGCGCCCCGGTCCCCTGCCGGGGCCGACAGCCCAGGTAGGACGGGATTTCGCCCCGGCTCCGGGGACGGCTGGAGCGGCCACCCTTTCCGGCCCTCGCCACTATGGACGGACGACGGTGTCGCAGCATCTGCGGGCATTCAACCACGGAATCGTCCGCGACCTCGCCGAGTGATATGCCGAGGACGTCCACGCATTGACGTCTGCCACTCTTTTTCAAACATTTTTCATCGGCCGGTCCGCACCGTCGCCGTCCACCCGGGACCCTGGGCCGCATAATTCTTTTTTAACAACATAATCGTTGAATTTCCCAAACGTCCGAATCGGCGGTCGCCCCCGCGACCCGCGGCACGCCCGATGCGCCACCCCCACCCCCCGGCAGTCCGCGGTCGCACTTCGCGGCACCCGATGCTTTACTCCGCAACGATTTCGGGAATCCTCGCCAATTCCGGCCCCCAGACCCGGGCGGGAGCGTCCCGGCGGGCCCGGCCGGCGGAGCCGACACGCCGACGGCATCCGCCCGGACGCGCGACGCACCCTCCCCGGGCCGGACGCGCATCCCGGGTGCCGGCCGCGCTGACCCTGAGTTGAGCAGCGCCTACGCGCTGGCCTCGACAGTTGCGTCCCAGTGACCGGGACCAGGCTCGCAGACCTCATCGACACTGCGCGATTCCGATGTCGACCGGTGGACAGCTCGGGTCCGCACCGGGACAGCGGGCGCCGCCGCAAACCGGACACGCCTAGCACGCGAAACCGCGTCCGCCAATCGCCGGGCGGGCCAGAAAAGGCGCAACCAATGGGCGTCGAGAGCGCTCTGTCACGTTGCGACGCCACCCGGCGACTTTCCGTTGTCGACCGACGTCGAAGGCGCGCTCGGGCCGGCGGTGGCCCGCAACCGATGTTTGCCCATCCTTTACAAACCTCGGCTTGCCGCCCAATTGCCGAACTGCCATACTCCCACCATCACGGCGGTCGATAGGGGAGGCCGACCCGGAGGGGCTGGGGAATTATCGCCGAGGCCGACAAGGGCGCAACTCGAAGTCCTCGGCCGGTCAAGTCGGTCGATGTTCACCAGCCATGTTCGATGGTCGTCTATATTTGCTAATAATGGAATGGGTCAAGAATTGCCGGTCTCCGATTTCGTCGAGCTCCCGGGCCACGCAGCTCGGGCGGCCCGTTCGGTGACCGCGGACCGCGCGCTCCCTCGGAGGCCACGTCGATGGAGCTGACCGAGCGGTCGTGCCAGCTGAGCCTGCTGGAGGGCCGGCTCGCGGACCTGTTCCGGGGTGGGAGCACGTCGACGAACCGGACGGTGATCGTGCTGACCGGTCCGGTCGGCGTCGGTAAGACCACGCTTCTGCAGACCTTCGCCCGGCGGGCCTGTGACTCCGGAGCACGCGTCCTCGGCGCGAGTGCGTCCCGCGCCGAACGCACCGTGCCGCTGGAAGTCGTCCGACAACTCGTCCGGGCGGCGCCGTTGAGCGGGACCGGCACCCCGGACACCCTGGCCCGGCTGGAGCGGCTGCTGGACGAGGGCGCCCTCGCCTGGGCGGACGCCGACGACACCGACGACGAGGGCACGGCCCTGACCACCGCCGCGATCGGTGGTGCCCTGCTCGAGATGACCACGCGGGAACCGCTGGTCATCGCCGTCGACGACATCCACCACGCCGACGTGCCGTCGCTGCGCTGCCTCGACTACGTGGCCCGGAGGATCTCCGGCCTGCCCGTGCTGATCGTCCTGACCGAGGCGCCGCGTACCAGGCCGTGGCGGCCGGAAGTGCACGCCGAACTGCTGCAACCCGCGAGGCTGCACCGCATCCGGCTGCCGCTGCTCAGCCCCGACGGCACGTTCCATCTGCTCGCCCAGCGGCTCGGTGTCCCGGTCGCCCGGACCATCGCCGCGGAGAGCCACCGGATCAGCGGGGGCAATCCCCTGCTGCTCCAGGCGCTCGCCGAGGACCAGGCCGTGGCACCCGGCCCCGCCGACCACCCCGCCGTCGGGGAGTCGTTCCGGGAGGCGGTGCTGAGCTGCCTGTACCGCTGCGACCATCTGGTGCTCAACGCCGCCCGGGTGCTCGCCGTGACCGGCGAGCCGCTGCACGGCAACCTGCTGCCGCAACTCGTCGACGCCCGGTCGCGGGCCGCGCTGGGCGCGATCGACGACTCGACCAGTGCGGGGCTGATCACCGAGCAGGGGTTGCGCCACCCGGCGGTGAGCCAGGCGGTGATCGACGGAACGACCTCCGAGGAACGCGCACGGCTGCACCTGGAGGCGGCCTGCCTGCTGCACGACGACGGCGCGGCGCCGGCCCGGGTCGCGCCGCACCTGGTCGGGATCGACGAGTTGGCCGAGCCCTGGATGGCGCAGACCCTGCTGGACGCCGGCGAGCAGGCGCTGCTCGACGGCGAGGTGGAGACCGCCCTGCGGTACCTGCGCCGTGCGCACCGGGGCTGCGCCGGCGAGTGCCTGCGGGCCCGGATCCGTTCCGCGCTGGCCCGCGCCGAGTGGCGGCTCGACCCGCAGGCCGCGCTCCCCCACCTCATCGGCGTCGTCAGCGCCATCCGCGCCGGGCACCTCGGCAGCCAGCAGGCCGCCGGCCCCATCCAGTACCTCCTCTGGCACGGTGAGATCGAGGAGGCCGCCGCGCTGGTCAACCACCTCAGCGAGCGGGCGGACAGCGCCGACCCGCGGTCCGCCGCCGAACTGCTCATCATCACGGGTTGGATGTCGACCCTCTACCCCGGCGTGATGCTCGAGCGTCCCGCCCCCACCATGGCCGTACGGGACCCGCTCACGCTGGCCAAGGTCAAGCGCGGGGTCCAGGGGGCCACCCTGTTGTCGGCCGTCCTCGACCGTGGTGACGTCGGCGCGGTCGAGCAGGCCGAGCGGACGCTGTCGACCACCGGGCTCGACGACGAACGCAACATGTGGACCGCCGTCTGCGCCCTCATCGCCATCATCTACGCGGATCGCCTGGACCTGGCCGACGACTGGTGCGACCGGCTGGGCCGCGATCCCGCCGCCCCGCGCTACCCCACCCCGTCGGCCATGCTGACCGCCCTGCGGGCGACCGTCGCCGGACGCCTCGGCGACCTCTCGCGAGCCGAGAAGCTGGCCGACGAGGCGCTGGGGCAGCTCTCGCCCAAGGGCTGGGGCGTGGTGATCGGGATACCGCTGGCGGTGCGGATCCGGGCCCTCACCTTCATGGACCAGCTCGACGCGGCGGCGGCCTGCCTCCAGACGCCGGTCCCGCCGGCGATGTTCGAGACGCC encodes:
- a CDS encoding VOC family protein gives rise to the protein MRAQDHRPGPHLTVSDTNEAIAFYTDVFDAVAIQRECLLDGRVLHAELAVGGHRLTVSEWYEAGMASAVESRDDVLTIERTDPESVLRRAVAAGARVEPPADPSRQVTLRDPAGLCWAVVGPQRAA
- a CDS encoding DUF5988 family protein, coding for MKDVSQADPVTRDAAGVIDVVLEGGPVDLPADLRSRRVARAEEKIKVLHYGGYEHFERGAAPGTLDLPVVFRWTGRTRIAE
- a CDS encoding ABC transporter permease; this encodes MSALSKLIAVETKLFLREPVSLFFVFALPIGLMLVFGLPQRAGTAADTGQHAEQTFLPSLALALTIGMLALFTLPMALGIYRERRVLRRLATTPVQPSLLLVAQVVVNLVMGVLGAVVTAIAVRFLLDQPAPANLPGFVLAFLLGVACLFAVGLLIAALAPSARAAQSIGPALFFPLLFLAGAWLPRDRMPAALAAIADYSPLGATVDTLGAAWAGANPELPQLIALAVTAVVGSVAATRFFRWE
- a CDS encoding ABC transporter ATP-binding protein, translating into MPVIEVDHLQKRYGEKIAVDDVSFTVEQGEIFGVLGPNGAGKTTTVECVQGLRRADGGTIRVLGLDPIRDRTEVRQRVGAQLQESQLPDKVRVWEALDLYRSFYRNRADIDELLTDLGLAEQRNTYFQKLSGGQKQRLSVALALVGRPEVAILDELTTGLDPQGRRDTWDLVERIRDRGVTVVLVTHFMEEAQRLCDRLAIIDKGRVVAIDSPAGLLTRVGSEHRVHFRPAEPVEDAPLLASPDVTGVSRYRDEVTVTGTKDVLQAVMSVLNERGIGYDALRVEQPTLDDAFVSLTGRSGRTAAQSPTDGRSS
- a CDS encoding HAD-IA family hydrolase, which translates into the protein MTVDATPWAAAPDGVRAVVLDLDGVLVDSLAVAREAFALAYAEVVGDGVAPVEEYCRHPGRYLPEVLELMGLPAALAGPFVRESNRLAHRVTPVDGVPELLGTLRRRGIGLAVATGRSGVRARDLLGRLDLLPLVDHVVGSDEVHRPKPAPDIVRRALRLLGARPGEALMVGDAPSDLASARAAGVVAVAALWGESDEETLRAAGPDVVLTRLDELLPICPARR
- a CDS encoding acyl-CoA synthetase, producing the protein MPLLSWLTKGTDERPDAVRVDDRAVSWVELRRLAAAVADELHGVDRVAIEATATLETVVGVVGALTAGAAVVPVPPDAGPMERDHILRDSGSTALLVPAGAARGAEGAGRAVVPVDLTRRSDTVHPEPDPARTAVILYTSGTTGAPKGAVISRRAVAACLDGLADAWAWTPDDLLVHGLPLFHVHGLVLGVLGPLRLGSGLHHVGRPRPERYAAATGSMYFGVPTVWSRIAADPDAARALRPARLLVSGSAALPAAVFADLAALTGHRVVERYGMTETLITVSARADGPRRPGTVGLPLPGVRTRLVDDDGAVLPADGAAMGELQVAGPTLFDGYLNRPDADAASRTPDGWFRTGDVATVDPDGWHRIVGRASTDLIKSGGYRIGAGEVEDALLAHPGVREAAVVGVPHPDLGQQVTAYVVGDGVDGAELIDFVARHLSAHKRPREVRLVDALPRNALGKVQKSRLTAD
- a CDS encoding 4'-phosphopantetheinyl transferase family protein — its product is MIEQILPPAVAVAEAFTDPAGLTLFPEEEALVARSVEKRRREFTTVRHCARLALGELGLDPVPIVSGARGAPVWPGGVVGSMTHCDGYRAAVLGRTTAFATLGVDAEPHAPLPEGVLDAIALPAERTRTTALSAARPTVCWDRLLFSAKEAVYKAWFPLTGRWLDFSEADIVIDPAGTFEARLLVPGPVLGGTPVTAFAGRFLVERGLLATAISIPAARP
- a CDS encoding cold-shock protein, encoding MLTGKVVRFDEVRGYGFIAPDDGSDDVFVHANMLDGDKWALTPGVPVEYEAVGTDRGPKAVLVRVVGAGAERNGTAGAVAPSRSGVAVTGARGRDSGHAAGGAEDDEGLCDVLSERAFYAETTEALVTSVSDLTGAQIVAVRARMLDLARRHGWVEG